A window of uncultured Methanoregula sp. genomic DNA:
TCCTTTTTGCAGGTTTCTCAAGAGTGTTTTTTAACTTCAGTTCTGCCATGCAAGGCCACAGGAATTACCATACTACCAAAAAATGGCATCCGGTTATGATGCATCATGAAGTATTACGATACTCCCGGACTGCGGGTCATGAAAAGCCCCTTGACAATGTGATCGCCCTACGCAATGTTGAACACGCTCGGACAACTGCCAAAGATCCGGGATCAACCGGAAAAAAAAGAGAAGATTACCGGATCTTTGCTGCTGCAATACCGGCGAATTGTTTTGCCGTTTCGAAATCGGTTGCCGTACCATTGGTCCAGAAGTCCTGGTACACATCTTTCTTCACAAACGAGATCAGGTACATCTGGGTGTTGTCGGATCTGTCGGTGATCTTCAGCGCACGGCTGGAATCCCCGATGGTTGAGAGGGGTATTTCCTCGAACGTGAGATTTGCATCATTCTCGCTGATGGTCCAGTTTTTGTAGATATTTACGGTGTCAGGGACGATGAGCGAGATATTCTGTGCAGGATACACAGAGACGGTCTGGGAGATGACCGTTCCCGGGAGCGAGGCTGGATCGTTTTTCAGGTAAAGGGCATACGATCCTTTCTTCCACCCGTGGTCGAGCGCCCACGAGCGCATCTCGGAGATATTTCGTTCGCCTTTTTCAATCACTGAAAAATTTGCCGGGAGATCCGAGGCCTGCAGGATGACCTGCGAGGGCTCGACTGCGGAGATGTTCCCGGCTGGGGTCGGGGATTGCGATGTGCATCCGGCGATCCCGGCCGAGAGAAGGATAAAAAATATCGCCAGGAGGGCGAGAAGGGATTTTGCTTGCATTTTCATACCAATAATATACCCCCGGGAAACGGATAATGATTGCCGGCCCGGTACACCCGGCATCAAACCGGAACCGGGGGTCCGGCGTTAAGACCCGGCCGGTCCATTACAGCCGGGCTTATTGAGGTCTTACTGTGAAATTTTTGCAGATCCATTTCCGGTTGCCTTGCCTGCCGTCCTGATGAACCACCCGACCCCGGCCGGGATCAGGAACATCAGGAGATAATACAAGAGCACGTGCGGGGCGTAATATGCTGCAGGCTTTAAGAGCTGCACGATGAAGAGGTAATCGAGCAGAACCGCTGCCAGCATCCAGGCGATTCCCACGCCCGCGTAATACCGCATGGTGAGTGAAGGCCGGGTACGGAACCACCACCAGGTGACCACAATCGTGAAGGGGGTGAATATCATGGTGAGGACAAGACCGAGGTCTGGTGCGAGCGGGGTGAAGTACAGGACCATGCCTGCAAGGTACCCGGCAAGCCAGAAGAAGATCCCAAGTCCCAGGGTATCCTTGAGGAGCAGATGCATAGGGATCGTTGGGTGGCGGGAGTGATGATTTTTACCAAGAACATTAATGCATTGCCTCTGTATCATGGATAACCGATACGGGCCTTCCTGCCGGAAAAAAGGAGGGGATAATCTATGCAGATGCTTCCTGGGGTGTCAGGGTCTGCGAGAACGGAATCCCGTCACCGGCAAAGTCAGATTCACCTGCATCTTCGGCTGCATATTCTGCAGTGACTGCTGTTCCCTCAGGTAAATCGAGAGCTTTGGCTGCATCGACCAGTCCGGCCCCATAGAGCCAGTTGTTACCAAGGGGAGTTGCTGTTGAAATGATCTTTTGTTTGACATCCTGGTTGGTCCACTGGGGGTGGGCGCTGTACACGAGCGCTGCAACACCAGCCACGTGCGGGGTTGCCATGGATGTACCGCTATAGGTAGCATAATTCCCGCCCGTTACGGTTGAACGGATCTTGACTCCCGGTGCTGAAACACCGATATTGAAACCCGTACTTGACCAGATGGCGCGGCGGTTATGCTTGTTCACGGCAGCAACTGCAAGAACATTGTCGTACTTTGCCGGGTACCCCATTGTCTCACCAACACCGGTGACGCTTCCGCTGTTTCCAGCGGCAGCAACAATCAGGACGCCGTTCTCGGTTGCATTATTGACCGCATCATGCATAGCCTGCGAATCCCAGCTGGATCCAAGGCTCATGGAAGCCACTTTCATACTGTTGTTCTTTGCCCAGTAGATGCCCTCAACAACATCGCTCATGGAACCGTAGCCCCACTTGTCCAGGACTTTCACACCATACAGGCGCACGCCAGGGGCGGTCCCGTAGATGCCTTTCTTGCTGCCGGTTGCGGCAATAATACCGGAACAGTGGGTTCCATGGCTGTTGTCGTCCATGGGATCGTTGTTATCGTCAACGAAATTGTAGCCACCGGCATAAACGTCCTTAAGATCCGGGTGAGTGTAATCGATACCGGTATCGATGACTGCCACCTTGACACCTTCGCCTTTATTGCCTGCTGCCTGGACCCTGTCAGCACCGATTTGCCGGATGTTGTAGGGCATGGTCGGGCCACCCAGGGCAGTGACAACATAATCCGGTTCAACATATTTTACATCCGGATTTGTTTTCAGTTGTGCAATCTCTTCATTGGAAAGATCGACAGCCACGGCGTGGATATCCGGGTACACATACTTGACGGTCCCGATCCGGGAGATTGTGGTATAATCAGTTGCGGTTGTTGTGCCGGAATTCATCATGAATTTGACATCTGACCGATCACTGAACGTGACTGACGGAGTATCCTTGAACCCGACAATAACGGGTGTTGCCGATACGCCGGCGATGCAAAAGCTGCAGATTACCAGGGTTATGATGAACAGAGTATAGTTTTTCATGATCTTTTACACCTCATTCATTCGAGCCAGGATTCCGCCCAGAGCACGTCCCTGATTATCCGTCCGTTGTTGGCGTTCACGTTTACCGTCATGGGTGTAGTCGGGCTGGTTCCCCGGATTGAATCAAACGTGACGATCCAGACAAGAGTTTCAACATTCTGTGTCCGCATTCCAAGGGATAGGCTGATCTTCGGGTGGGAGACGGTGATATCGGAAGGAACTGACTCTTCAGCAGCCTCCAGGGCTTCGGCCATGTCGATTTCAGGTTTGGTTGGTGCAAACAGGAGACGGTTGACGCCCCAGTAATCGATGACTTTGCCATTGTTCGCATTGACGGATACGTGGACAACGTTGGGCAGGGTAACTTCGGTCACAGGTTCATCTCCCCACCAGCTATTGGATCCCACGTACTCTCTCCATATGAATGAATACTCACTGCCGGAGGTGGAGTTTATGAGTTTGTCTTCAACAAGGTACCATTTCTTGCCGTTGAATCCCGCATACTTTTCAACTGCATAGGCCCTGGCATCGGCAAATGCCTGATCCCGGGTCAGGTTGATATGTTGGGAGTTTTTGTAGTTGCTGTTGAAATGTGCAAATTCCACATCGCCCGACTGCTGGTTCACCCAGAACCGGTCGTTGTCGGAGTAAAACGTGTAGTAATTCCCGATCGGGAGCCATTCTACATCATCGTCCACGAGATCGAGTTCATAGTCCCCGACAAAGTCCTTGACAAAGAGCTTTGCCCGGTCTGCACTGACGGGGTAATTATCATGCACTGAAGCAATACCTGCACCTGAACCGGCAGGGGTCATCGTGATCTCCTTTGCGAGAGCTGCAGGAACGCAGATCATCAGGCAGATCAGAACGAGCGGGAGTATTTTCCATCGAATTGTTGTCATTTTTTTCCTCCTGAGAACGAAAACGTTCCCTTAAAAGCCGATCCAGTCCTCCGGCCAGACATACGAATCCCAGTAACTCATCGGGTTACCGTTCTGTCCATCGACAAACACCAGCACCTTGACCGGCCAGCTGTAGTCCCCCCAGCGGTAATGATAGATGCCATTCATCTTGACATTATACATAAGGGTCTGGACATTGGTGGATCTGGTGATAACGGACAGGTATTCATCTTCAAGTCCGGTCCACTGCAGCCAGGAGTAATAATCCTCGCTGCTCTCCAGGGCTTCTGACAGGGTGATACCAGGAGTAAGACTGACATTTATCGTCCGTTCGACATCCCAGAAATCAATAATCTTCCCGTTGTGCGGATTGACAGCAACGTGAACTACGCTTGGTGCCAGGACATTGCCCGAGATCTCGCGCCACGTGAAATAATACTGCTTGCTGTTATCCCACCACCGCTCGTACAGGCCTTCCCGTACAAGATTCCAGGTCTTTTTGGAAAATTCCGGATCTTTCTGGTTTGCATATGCTTTTGCCGCATCATATGCCTCGTCCCGGGTGAGATTGACCGTAGTTGAATTCACGGTATTTTCTCCCATATGGACAAACTCGATCTTACCGGTCTGCTGGTTCACTGCGTACTCGGAAGCATTCACGTACATCCGGTAGTAACTGCCAACCGGCAGGCCGTCGATCCGGTACAGGACGGGGTCGACTTTAGGCTGACCGGTATAATCCTGTATGGCTTTCTTAGCTTCGTCCTGCGTGATCGGGTACTGGCCGCTTGTCGACAGGGCCAGTTGTCCCGGTTGCAGGGGCTCGGCCGGGGCATTTTCAAACGACGGGACATTCGGAATCTGGGACTCGGCTTTATACAAGCTCCAGTTTACCTGGAATGCCGCTGCAGTTGATACTAATGCCAGACAGCACACTGCCACAACAAAAAATAATTTCCAATTTGGGATTCTCATATCATTACCTCCAAAATCTCTTTCTGGCTATCGCCGAAAAGACTGACACTGATGGTCATGTCTTCACATCAGCCTCAAAATGACAAAAAGCGGTCGATAACTGAAATTTTTTTTGCAGTCATCAACATATTAAGGGGTTTTGCGGAACTGATGGGTAAGAATATACAAAAAATTGCCGGAAACGAAATCTGGTATGCAATAGAGAGATTGGATAGTGTACGTGCATAAAAAAATCTGCCCTGAATAAATCACCTTTTTATGCGGAAATCCGGTTTTATGTTATCGTGAAAACCGGGTTTGATTCTCTTTTCTTACGTATTCAGAAATTTGATTTTGACCATCAGGTTCTTCCAGAGAGATAAACAAATCCAGTTGTACATCTCCGAATCCCCGTTTTTGCACCTTTTTGCAAGTTGTCATTTCGGAATGCATTAACGTGCTGGGGTGCAGGCGGATTTCCGCAACCGGCCTTGAGCATAACGATTTTTACGGATTCCCGAAGAGATGGTCTTTTCAGTTCCTTGATTGTCATCTGGTGTAATTTATTTGGGCTTCTTTATCGTATGATGCATCTGTGAGACTACAAAGGCCCGTCGATTATCCGGTCCAGTCCCAGGCAGGTTTTTACTAAAGCACCGGACCGGTGAACCGGGGTTCCGGTCAACCGGCTTCAAACCCATATGAACCGGAGAGGATGAGACCGGTTGGAAAAATCCCATAATGTATACAATATTTATTTTATTTTTGCTTAATAGAAATTACAATTAATTAACTATAATAAGAAATACTACCCATATGAGCGATATGAAAGCAACACGATCTGTGCTTATCTGTACTCTCCTGGTCGTCTGCGCATTATTCGCAGCCGGCTGTACCTCATCACCGAACACGGGCACCCAGTCTCCGGCAGTTACATCCAACACGGCCACGCCGGCCGGTACCCAGGACGGCATCATCGTCTTTGCCGGGGCCGGCCTGAAAGCCCCCCTGGACGAGATCGGGACTGCCTTTACCCAGAAATACGGCATACCCGTGCAGTATAATTACGGGGGTGCAGGCACCCTTGTCACCCAGATGAACTTAACCCGCAAGGGCGATGTCTTCATGCCCGGATCCACCACCGAGTTCCAGATAGCAAAAGACCAGGGCCTGGTTACCACAAACGAACTTGTTGCCTACCATGTCCCGGTGATCGCGGTCCAGAAAGGCAACCCGAAAAATATCTCAGGCCTGAAGGATTTCGCGCAGCCCGGCCTGAAGATCGCCCTTGGCGATGCCAATGCAACGGCTATCGGGAAAGCAGGAACAAAGATGTTCAAACAGCTCAACATCACATCAGCCGTTGAGAAGAACGTGATAACCCGGACCCCGACCATCAACGAGCTCACGATCATCATGAACACCGGCCAGGCCGATGCTGCGCTCCTGACGCTCGACCAGATCGATGCTGCTAAAGTGGATGCAGTCACCATCCCGCTGAAGGATAATGCTATCCTTATCACGCCCATAGGCGCAACTACCTATACACGGAATACCGATGCAGCGGCAAAGTTCATTGCTTACGTTGCATCGGACGAGGGAAAAGCGTACTTTGCCAAGCACAACTTCCCCACCTACCCGGACCCGGTCTATGCCAATGTCAAGCCATGAGCAGACCCGGTGCCGGGAAAAACCCCCCCGTATAACGTTTGAACCGGTCGGGATCGCCCATTCGGGGCTCGCAACAGCCGGAGCCCCGCCGTTCCAGAGTATCTTCTCACGGGAAGAGGGCGAGATCGAGATATTTCCGGAATTC
This region includes:
- a CDS encoding YcdB/YcdC domain-containing protein; this translates as MRIPNWKLFFVVAVCCLALVSTAAAFQVNWSLYKAESQIPNVPSFENAPAEPLQPGQLALSTSGQYPITQDEAKKAIQDYTGQPKVDPVLYRIDGLPVGSYYRMYVNASEYAVNQQTGKIEFVHMGENTVNSTTVNLTRDEAYDAAKAYANQKDPEFSKKTWNLVREGLYERWWDNSKQYYFTWREISGNVLAPSVVHVAVNPHNGKIIDFWDVERTINVSLTPGITLSEALESSEDYYSWLQWTGLEDEYLSVITRSTNVQTLMYNVKMNGIYHYRWGDYSWPVKVLVFVDGQNGNPMSYWDSYVWPEDWIGF
- a CDS encoding PepSY domain-containing protein, translated to MTTIRWKILPLVLICLMICVPAALAKEITMTPAGSGAGIASVHDNYPVSADRAKLFVKDFVGDYELDLVDDDVEWLPIGNYYTFYSDNDRFWVNQQSGDVEFAHFNSNYKNSQHINLTRDQAFADARAYAVEKYAGFNGKKWYLVEDKLINSTSGSEYSFIWREYVGSNSWWGDEPVTEVTLPNVVHVSVNANNGKVIDYWGVNRLLFAPTKPEIDMAEALEAAEESVPSDITVSHPKISLSLGMRTQNVETLVWIVTFDSIRGTSPTTPMTVNVNANNGRIIRDVLWAESWLE
- a CDS encoding S8 family peptidase, with translation MKNYTLFIITLVICSFCIAGVSATPVIVGFKDTPSVTFSDRSDVKFMMNSGTTTATDYTTISRIGTVKYVYPDIHAVAVDLSNEEIAQLKTNPDVKYVEPDYVVTALGGPTMPYNIRQIGADRVQAAGNKGEGVKVAVIDTGIDYTHPDLKDVYAGGYNFVDDNNDPMDDNSHGTHCSGIIAATGSKKGIYGTAPGVRLYGVKVLDKWGYGSMSDVVEGIYWAKNNSMKVASMSLGSSWDSQAMHDAVNNATENGVLIVAAAGNSGSVTGVGETMGYPAKYDNVLAVAAVNKHNRRAIWSSTGFNIGVSAPGVKIRSTVTGGNYATYSGTSMATPHVAGVAALVYSAHPQWTNQDVKQKIISTATPLGNNWLYGAGLVDAAKALDLPEGTAVTAEYAAEDAGESDFAGDGIPFSQTLTPQEASA
- the modA gene encoding molybdate ABC transporter substrate-binding protein codes for the protein MKATRSVLICTLLVVCALFAAGCTSSPNTGTQSPAVTSNTATPAGTQDGIIVFAGAGLKAPLDEIGTAFTQKYGIPVQYNYGGAGTLVTQMNLTRKGDVFMPGSTTEFQIAKDQGLVTTNELVAYHVPVIAVQKGNPKNISGLKDFAQPGLKIALGDANATAIGKAGTKMFKQLNITSAVEKNVITRTPTINELTIIMNTGQADAALLTLDQIDAAKVDAVTIPLKDNAILITPIGATTYTRNTDAAAKFIAYVASDEGKAYFAKHNFPTYPDPVYANVKP